One window from the genome of Paraconexibacter algicola encodes:
- a CDS encoding lysophospholipid acyltransferase family protein, with product MSRISPTYRFAMAACSPAVRGWGRLEVQGRDLLPADGPLLIAGNHDSYWDPVAIGIAGMPRRQICALAKRSLWKPGLGLILDGMGQIPIERGSGDREAMATAIERLRDGACIGVFPEGTRSLGRELRARSGIGRLAAEVPEAEVVCVRVRGTVDLPKFPRSRPHVQVEFFRPAGGGLQQGESTTDFAARLLEEIRAGAPRVVAGRRPATAA from the coding sequence GTGTCCCGCATCAGCCCGACGTACCGCTTCGCCATGGCCGCCTGCTCCCCCGCCGTGCGCGGCTGGGGTCGACTGGAGGTGCAGGGCCGCGACCTGCTGCCCGCCGACGGGCCCCTGCTCATCGCCGGCAACCACGACAGCTACTGGGACCCGGTCGCGATCGGCATCGCGGGCATGCCGCGCCGGCAGATCTGCGCGCTGGCCAAGCGCTCGCTGTGGAAGCCCGGCCTCGGGCTGATCCTCGACGGCATGGGCCAGATCCCGATCGAGCGCGGCTCCGGCGACCGCGAGGCGATGGCGACCGCGATCGAGCGGTTGCGCGACGGTGCGTGCATCGGCGTCTTCCCGGAGGGCACGCGGTCGCTCGGGCGCGAGCTGCGCGCCCGCAGCGGCATCGGGCGGCTCGCCGCCGAGGTCCCGGAGGCGGAGGTCGTCTGCGTGCGCGTGCGCGGCACGGTCGACCTGCCGAAGTTCCCGCGGTCACGTCCGCACGTGCAGGTCGAGTTCTTCCGCCCGGCGGGCGGCGGGCTGCAGCAGGGCGAGTCGACCACGGACTTCGCCGCCCGGCTGCTCGAGGAGATCCGCGCGGGCGCGCCGCGCGTCGTCGCGGGCCGCCGGCCGGCGACCGCCGCCTAG
- a CDS encoding calcium-binding protein has translation MLRLIAPAATCAALLAGVPATASAQVTNAQIVFGNLIAQPVATQGHEISITDFGNLYRVRDVLGKVTAFSPCVQNVDLADCPSANVQRIIASGLNAPDNIAIDVLITIPAELSGQGGNDNLTGGSGEDQLFGGNDNDKLFGDAGKDRLTGGPGADQVLGEDGDDTLVDDAGDDTAATPAGDVYTGGPGFDRLDLSARTRPVRVSQNGIADDGRAGEGDNVTEVEWVLGGSADDTIGGTGQADRLVGGGGNDRLEGGGGPDVLLGGTDDGGPVAGDDTLDGGAGPDVFLGGSGTDTVTYETRTTPMTVTIDDVADDGAPGEADNVRAENENVIGGSSTDTITGGDGPNRIEGGDGGDTLSGRGGDDTLLGGPGTDTLTGGTGTDTLLGDAGDDTLESRDGSADTVDCGPGVDTARVDNVDTTVNCESVEVTIVPTPQGTGTTPGVDSAGTGSPAPSTGGPDTTAPSLTALRLSRRTFATGADATAVAAAVRETTQVSWRLSEPAVVTLTVARTRPGIRLRAAATSPCSPRTGRRVATVRRQIARLPAVRRLTGTARTRRAAALLRRRACTVTTTAGTLRRTATAGPSTYTFTGRIGRRALPRGSYRLTAVAQDAAGNRSAPIATTFRIAPYRAR, from the coding sequence GTGCTGCGACTCATCGCTCCGGCCGCGACGTGCGCGGCGCTCCTCGCCGGCGTCCCGGCGACCGCCTCCGCGCAGGTCACCAACGCCCAGATCGTCTTCGGCAACCTGATCGCCCAGCCCGTCGCCACCCAGGGCCACGAGATCTCGATCACCGACTTCGGGAACCTCTACCGCGTGCGGGACGTCCTCGGCAAGGTCACCGCGTTCAGCCCGTGCGTCCAGAACGTCGACCTCGCCGACTGCCCGTCCGCGAACGTCCAGCGGATCATCGCCAGCGGCCTGAACGCCCCGGACAACATCGCGATCGACGTGCTGATCACGATCCCCGCGGAGCTCAGCGGACAGGGCGGCAACGACAATCTGACCGGGGGCTCGGGCGAAGACCAGCTCTTCGGAGGCAACGACAACGACAAGCTCTTCGGCGACGCCGGCAAGGACCGGCTGACCGGTGGGCCGGGCGCCGACCAGGTCCTCGGCGAGGACGGCGACGACACGCTCGTCGACGACGCCGGCGACGACACCGCCGCGACGCCCGCCGGCGACGTGTACACCGGGGGCCCCGGGTTCGACCGGCTCGACCTCTCGGCCCGGACCCGGCCCGTTCGCGTCTCGCAGAACGGGATCGCCGACGACGGCCGCGCCGGCGAGGGCGACAACGTCACCGAGGTCGAGTGGGTGCTCGGCGGCTCCGCCGACGACACCATCGGCGGGACGGGCCAGGCCGACCGCCTCGTCGGAGGCGGCGGGAACGACCGGCTCGAGGGCGGCGGCGGCCCGGACGTCCTGCTCGGCGGGACCGACGACGGCGGCCCCGTCGCGGGCGACGACACGCTGGACGGCGGGGCGGGCCCCGACGTGTTCCTCGGCGGCTCCGGGACCGACACCGTCACCTACGAGACGCGGACGACGCCGATGACCGTCACGATCGACGACGTGGCCGACGACGGCGCCCCCGGGGAGGCCGACAACGTCCGTGCCGAGAACGAGAACGTGATCGGCGGCTCGAGCACCGACACGATCACCGGCGGGGACGGCCCCAACCGCATCGAGGGCGGGGACGGCGGCGACACGCTGTCCGGTCGCGGCGGCGACGACACGCTGCTCGGCGGTCCCGGCACGGACACGCTCACCGGCGGCACCGGGACCGACACGCTGCTCGGCGACGCCGGCGACGACACCCTCGAGTCCCGCGACGGGTCCGCCGACACCGTCGACTGCGGTCCCGGGGTCGACACGGCCCGCGTCGACAACGTCGACACGACCGTGAACTGCGAGAGCGTCGAGGTCACGATCGTCCCGACGCCGCAGGGCACCGGGACGACGCCCGGGGTCGATTCCGCCGGGACCGGCAGCCCGGCGCCGAGCACCGGCGGCCCGGACACGACCGCCCCGTCGCTCACGGCGCTGCGCCTGTCGCGGCGCACCTTCGCGACCGGCGCCGACGCCACGGCGGTCGCGGCGGCCGTCCGCGAGACGACGCAGGTCTCCTGGCGGCTGAGCGAGCCCGCGGTCGTGACGCTCACCGTCGCCCGCACGCGACCGGGCATCCGGCTGCGCGCAGCCGCCACGAGCCCCTGCTCGCCGCGGACCGGGCGCCGGGTCGCGACGGTCCGTCGTCAGATCGCCCGTCTCCCGGCGGTCCGCCGGCTCACCGGGACGGCGCGCACGCGCCGTGCCGCGGCACTGCTGCGCCGGCGCGCCTGCACGGTGACCACGACCGCCGGGACCCTGCGCCGCACCGCGACCGCCGGGCCCTCGACGTACACGTTCACCGGCCGGATCGGCCGGCGGGCCCTGCCGCGGGGCAGCTACCGGCTCACCGCCGTCGCGCAGGACGCGGCCGGCAACCGGTCGGCCCCGATCGCCACGACGTTCCGCATCGCGCCGTACCGGGCCCGCTAG
- a CDS encoding RNB domain-containing ribonuclease, giving the protein MLRVPAPSTDLRAAFDAIRAELDVPLAFPAEVLAAAEEAVRAPLPARDLTDVPFFTIDPPGSMDLDQAMALERDGDGHRVQYAIADVPAFVALGSPLDAEARRRGVTIYAPDGRTPLHPPVLSEDAASLLPDRERPAFVWDLRLDGRGVVTSATVARARVRSRARHDYASVQATLDAGGAPEELVLLREIGERRIALERERGGAELPMPAQEIEEHDGRYALVYRPQVPVEDHNAQISLMTGSAAAQLMLDGGIGILRTMPPPAEEAVGQLRRQARALGVAWPDGVAHGAFLRSLDLARPEHVAIVHAARRLFRGAAYTAFDGTAPTGDDARHAGVAAPYAHVTAPLRRLVDRFGLLVCAALCAGEPVPEDLRAALPLLPDLMRAADRRASSVERACLDAVEAAVLAPRAGETFRGVVVGRDDRGAQVQLHDPAVVAPLEGDVQLGDELDVRLVEADVARRVVRFAAA; this is encoded by the coding sequence GTGCTGCGCGTCCCCGCCCCGTCCACCGACCTGCGCGCCGCGTTCGACGCGATCCGCGCCGAGCTCGACGTGCCCCTGGCGTTCCCCGCGGAGGTCCTGGCGGCGGCGGAGGAGGCCGTGCGGGCGCCGCTCCCCGCGCGCGACCTCACCGACGTCCCGTTCTTCACCATCGACCCGCCCGGCTCGATGGACCTCGACCAGGCGATGGCGCTCGAGCGCGACGGGGACGGCCACCGCGTGCAGTACGCGATCGCGGACGTGCCCGCGTTCGTCGCGCTCGGCTCGCCGCTGGACGCGGAGGCGCGCCGCCGTGGCGTGACGATCTACGCACCCGACGGGCGCACGCCGCTGCACCCGCCGGTGCTCAGCGAGGACGCCGCCTCGCTGCTGCCCGACCGGGAGCGTCCCGCGTTCGTCTGGGACCTGCGCCTGGACGGCCGCGGCGTGGTCACGAGCGCGACGGTCGCCCGGGCGCGCGTGCGCAGCCGCGCCCGCCACGACTACGCGTCCGTCCAGGCGACGCTCGATGCGGGTGGGGCGCCCGAGGAGCTCGTGCTCCTGCGCGAGATCGGGGAGCGGCGCATCGCCCTGGAGCGCGAGCGCGGCGGCGCGGAGCTGCCGATGCCCGCCCAGGAGATCGAGGAGCACGACGGGCGCTACGCGCTCGTGTACCGCCCGCAGGTGCCGGTCGAGGACCACAACGCGCAGATCTCGCTGATGACCGGCTCGGCCGCCGCGCAGCTGATGCTCGACGGCGGGATCGGCATCCTGCGCACGATGCCACCGCCCGCGGAGGAGGCGGTCGGGCAGCTGCGACGGCAGGCGCGCGCGCTCGGCGTCGCCTGGCCGGACGGCGTCGCGCACGGGGCGTTCCTGCGGTCCCTGGACCTCGCACGGCCCGAGCACGTCGCGATCGTCCACGCCGCCAGGCGCCTGTTCCGCGGGGCCGCCTACACCGCGTTCGACGGGACGGCCCCGACCGGGGACGACGCACGGCACGCGGGCGTCGCCGCCCCGTACGCGCACGTCACCGCGCCGCTGCGCCGGCTCGTCGACCGCTTCGGGCTGCTCGTCTGCGCCGCGCTCTGCGCCGGCGAGCCGGTCCCCGAGGACCTGCGCGCCGCGCTGCCGCTGCTGCCCGACCTCATGCGGGCCGCTGACCGGCGCGCGAGCAGCGTCGAGCGCGCGTGCCTGGACGCGGTTGAGGCGGCGGTGCTCGCGCCGCGCGCGGGGGAGACGTTCCGCGGGGTCGTCGTCGGCCGGGACGACCGGGGCGCGCAGGTGCAGCTGCACGACCCGGCGGTCGTCGCGCCGCTGGAGGGCGACGTGCAGCTTGGCGACGAGCTCGACGTCCGGCTCGTCGAGGCCGACGTGGCCCGGCGGGTCGTGCGGTTCGCCGCCGCCTGA
- a CDS encoding phytanoyl-CoA dioxygenase family protein, with protein sequence MTDAAPLPDDLVHAFRRDGVVVLRDLLTPEEVATLAAGVERNLASLSELGMNATGPDRPGAFVEDFRNWTRIPEYERVVRGSALARAGAQLMGSRTARIFHDHLLVKEPGTLDPSPWHQDQPYYCIDGTQTVSFWIPLDPVTRENTLEFVAGSHADGRWFMPRSFVRKTPMVFEEGALDEVPDVEADRDAHPIVGWAMEPGDAVAFNMLTLHAAGGSPTRRRAFSLRLTGDDVTYAPRPHRTSPPFPELAATDGSGLAAGAPLAHPLFPVLWPTGHVDA encoded by the coding sequence GTGACCGACGCCGCACCCCTGCCCGACGACCTCGTCCACGCGTTCCGCCGCGACGGCGTCGTCGTCCTGCGCGACCTCCTCACCCCCGAGGAGGTCGCGACGCTCGCGGCCGGCGTCGAGCGCAACCTCGCGTCGCTGTCGGAGCTGGGCATGAACGCGACCGGGCCCGACCGGCCCGGCGCGTTCGTCGAGGACTTCCGCAACTGGACGCGCATCCCGGAGTACGAGCGGGTCGTGCGCGGCTCGGCGCTCGCGCGCGCCGGGGCGCAACTGATGGGCTCGCGCACCGCGCGGATCTTCCACGACCACCTGCTCGTCAAGGAGCCGGGAACGCTGGACCCGAGCCCGTGGCACCAGGACCAGCCCTACTACTGCATCGACGGCACCCAGACCGTGTCGTTCTGGATCCCGCTGGACCCGGTGACGCGCGAGAACACGCTGGAGTTCGTCGCCGGCTCGCACGCGGACGGGCGCTGGTTCATGCCGCGCTCGTTCGTCCGCAAGACCCCGATGGTCTTCGAGGAGGGCGCGCTCGACGAGGTCCCCGACGTGGAGGCCGACCGCGACGCGCACCCGATCGTCGGCTGGGCGATGGAGCCCGGGGACGCGGTGGCGTTCAACATGCTGACGCTGCACGCCGCGGGCGGCTCCCCCACCCGGCGCCGCGCGTTCAGCCTGCGGCTGACCGGGGACGACGTCACCTACGCGCCGCGCCCGCACCGCACGAGCCCGCCGTTCCCGGAGCTCGCCGCCACCGACGGCAGCGGCCTGGCCGCGGGCGCGCCGCTCGCACACCCGCTGTTCCCGGTCCTGTGGCCCACCGGTCACGTGGACGCCTGA
- a CDS encoding RidA family protein: MRTVDDRLTELGIALPALFGGPPGFERRFDRVHVDGGLAYVSGHGPVDGATVLSQGRVGGDLTPEDGYAAARATGLSILASLRDELGSLERVGSWVKALGLVRAAPGFTALPGVMDGFTDLVLELWGPERGRHARSAIGVAELPFGIPVEVEAIVRLAD, translated from the coding sequence ATGCGCACCGTCGACGACCGCCTCACCGAGCTCGGGATCGCGCTGCCGGCGCTGTTCGGGGGACCGCCGGGCTTCGAGCGGCGCTTCGACCGGGTCCACGTCGACGGCGGTCTCGCGTACGTCTCCGGGCACGGTCCGGTCGACGGCGCGACGGTCCTGTCGCAGGGCCGGGTCGGGGGCGACCTCACGCCCGAGGACGGCTACGCGGCGGCCCGCGCGACCGGGCTGTCGATCCTCGCCTCGCTGCGCGACGAGCTCGGCTCGCTGGAGCGGGTCGGCTCGTGGGTGAAGGCGCTCGGACTCGTCCGCGCGGCGCCCGGGTTCACGGCGCTCCCCGGGGTGATGGACGGCTTCACCGACCTCGTGCTGGAGCTCTGGGGGCCCGAGCGCGGCCGCCACGCGCGCTCGGCGATCGGCGTCGCCGAGCTGCCGTTCGGGATCCCGGTCGAGGTCGAGGCGATCGTCCGCCTCGCCGACTGA
- a CDS encoding 3-hydroxyacyl-CoA dehydrogenase NAD-binding domain-containing protein: protein MSEIRYEKDADGIVTLVLDAQGQSANTMNAAFMASFKETVNQLEAEKDSIKGVIITSAKKTFFAGGDLNDLRRVGPGDAAEFSAGVEDLKADMRRLETLGKPVVAAINGAALGGGLEIALVAHHRVVVNDPKIQLGFPEVQLGLLPGAGGVVRSVRMLGIVNALMGLLLQGQRVRPDKALEMGLVSELVDSPDGLVPAAKAFIEANPESQQPWDADKKYKIPGGTPQTPALAANLPAFPANLKKQLKGANYPAPKAIMAVAAEGALVDFDNALAIEGRYFTNLATGQVAKNMIQAFFFDMNAVNGDRNRPEGIEKYEAKKAVVLGAGMMGAAIAYVCAKAGIEVVLKDVSQEAADKGKAYSEKLVAKGVSKGKVTQEKGDALLARITPTTDPAAAAGADIVIEAVFEDPAIKEQVWKEIEPHVAPDAILGSNTSTLPITDLAGNVSRPEAFIGLHFFSPVDKMPLLEIIKGAGGGDEVLYKSLDFAKQIKKTPIVVNDSRGFFTSRVIGTFINEGIAMVNEGYSPQTIEQASSQAGYPAPVLQLTDELNMELMVRIRKAGNDALVAEGKEPISHPAFDVIDKMIEAGRPARVRGAGFYEYGEDGKRTGLWSGLKDLFPVTVDPFTVDLKDLEERMLFAEALETVKCLDEGVLETVSDANIGSIMGIGFPAWTGGVIQYINGYEGGVAGFVARSRELAEKYGERFEPPASLVAKAEAGEIYSDEPVAATA, encoded by the coding sequence ATGAGCGAGATCCGCTACGAGAAGGACGCCGACGGGATCGTCACCCTGGTCCTCGACGCCCAGGGCCAGTCGGCCAACACCATGAACGCCGCGTTCATGGCCTCCTTCAAGGAGACCGTGAACCAGCTCGAGGCCGAGAAGGACTCGATCAAGGGCGTCATCATCACCTCCGCGAAGAAGACCTTCTTCGCCGGTGGCGACCTCAACGACCTCCGTCGCGTCGGCCCCGGTGACGCGGCCGAGTTCAGCGCCGGCGTCGAGGACCTGAAGGCCGACATGCGTCGCCTCGAGACCCTCGGCAAGCCGGTCGTCGCCGCGATCAACGGCGCCGCCCTGGGCGGCGGTCTGGAGATCGCGCTCGTCGCCCACCACCGCGTGGTCGTCAACGACCCGAAGATCCAGCTCGGCTTCCCCGAGGTGCAGCTCGGCCTGCTCCCCGGCGCCGGTGGCGTCGTGCGCTCCGTGCGCATGCTCGGCATCGTCAACGCGCTCATGGGCCTGCTGCTGCAGGGCCAGCGCGTGCGCCCGGACAAGGCGCTCGAGATGGGCCTCGTCAGCGAGCTCGTCGACAGCCCCGACGGCCTGGTGCCGGCGGCCAAGGCGTTCATCGAGGCCAACCCGGAGTCGCAGCAGCCCTGGGACGCGGACAAGAAGTACAAGATCCCCGGCGGCACCCCGCAGACCCCGGCGCTCGCGGCGAACCTGCCCGCGTTCCCGGCCAACCTGAAGAAGCAGCTCAAGGGCGCCAACTACCCGGCCCCGAAGGCGATCATGGCCGTCGCGGCCGAGGGTGCGCTCGTCGACTTCGACAACGCGCTCGCGATCGAGGGCCGGTACTTCACGAACCTCGCCACCGGCCAGGTCGCGAAGAACATGATCCAGGCGTTCTTCTTCGACATGAACGCGGTGAACGGCGACCGCAACCGCCCCGAGGGCATCGAGAAGTACGAGGCCAAGAAGGCCGTCGTGCTGGGCGCGGGCATGATGGGCGCCGCGATCGCGTACGTGTGCGCGAAGGCCGGCATCGAGGTCGTCCTCAAGGACGTCTCGCAGGAGGCCGCCGACAAGGGCAAGGCCTACAGCGAGAAGCTCGTCGCCAAGGGCGTCTCCAAGGGCAAGGTCACGCAGGAGAAGGGCGACGCCCTGCTCGCGCGGATCACCCCGACGACCGACCCGGCCGCCGCGGCCGGCGCCGACATCGTCATCGAGGCCGTCTTCGAGGACCCGGCGATCAAGGAGCAGGTCTGGAAGGAGATCGAGCCGCACGTCGCGCCCGACGCCATCCTGGGCTCCAACACCTCGACGCTCCCGATCACCGACCTGGCCGGCAACGTCAGCCGCCCGGAGGCCTTCATCGGCCTGCACTTCTTCTCCCCCGTGGACAAGATGCCGCTGCTCGAGATCATCAAGGGCGCCGGCGGCGGCGACGAGGTCCTCTACAAGAGCCTCGACTTCGCCAAGCAGATCAAGAAGACCCCGATCGTCGTCAACGACTCGCGCGGCTTCTTCACCTCGCGCGTCATCGGCACGTTCATCAACGAGGGCATCGCGATGGTCAACGAGGGCTACTCGCCCCAGACCATCGAGCAGGCGTCCTCGCAGGCGGGCTACCCCGCGCCGGTCCTGCAGCTGACCGACGAGCTCAACATGGAGCTCATGGTCCGCATCCGCAAGGCGGGCAACGACGCGCTCGTGGCCGAGGGCAAGGAGCCCATCAGCCACCCGGCGTTCGACGTCATCGACAAGATGATCGAAGCCGGCCGTCCCGCCCGCGTCCGCGGCGCCGGCTTCTACGAGTACGGCGAGGACGGCAAGCGCACGGGGCTGTGGAGCGGTCTGAAGGACCTCTTCCCGGTCACCGTCGACCCGTTCACCGTGGACCTCAAGGACCTCGAGGAGCGCATGCTCTTCGCCGAGGCCCTCGAGACCGTCAAGTGCCTGGACGAGGGCGTGCTCGAGACCGTGTCCGACGCCAACATCGGCTCGATCATGGGCATCGGCTTCCCGGCCTGGACGGGCGGCGTGATCCAGTACATCAACGGATACGAGGGCGGCGTCGCCGGCTTCGTCGCCCGCTCGCGTGAGCTGGCCGAGAAGTACGGCGAGCGCTTCGAGCCGCCGGCGTCCCTGGTCGCCAAGGCCGAGGCCGGCGAGATCTACAGCGACGAGCCGGTGGCCGCCACCGCGTAG
- a CDS encoding acetyl-CoA C-acetyltransferase, with protein sequence MSTEAFVYDAIRTPRGKGKFNGSLHNVKPVDLVVGLMHETLARNESLDPNQVEDVVLGCVSPIGDQGGDIAKTAAIKAGLPDTTAGVQLNRFCASGLEAVNAAAQKVASGWEDLVWAGGVESMSRVPMGSDGGAWAMDPETNFDTGFVPQGIGADLIATVEGWTREDVDAFAARSQERAAAAQANGYFDNSVIPVRDLNDQIILEKDEFIRPGTTVESLSGLKPSFAVMGEMGGFDAVALQKYHWIEKINHVHHAGNSSGIVDGAALVMIGNEEAGKRNGLTPKARIVSTALSGADPTIMLTGPGPASKKALAKAGLTVDDLDLIEINEAFASVALRLVKDLDADMDKVNVNGGSIAMGHPLGATGAMILGTIIDELHRTGGRYGLCTLCVGGGMGIATVVEAL encoded by the coding sequence ATGAGCACAGAAGCGTTCGTCTACGACGCGATCCGCACCCCGCGCGGGAAGGGCAAGTTCAACGGCTCGCTGCACAACGTGAAGCCGGTCGACCTGGTCGTCGGCCTCATGCACGAGACCCTGGCCCGCAACGAGTCCCTTGATCCCAACCAGGTCGAGGACGTCGTCCTCGGCTGCGTGTCGCCGATCGGCGACCAGGGTGGCGACATCGCCAAGACCGCCGCCATCAAGGCCGGCCTGCCGGACACCACCGCCGGCGTCCAGCTCAACCGCTTCTGCGCGTCCGGCCTCGAGGCCGTCAACGCGGCGGCGCAGAAGGTCGCCTCCGGCTGGGAGGACCTCGTCTGGGCCGGTGGCGTCGAGTCGATGTCCCGCGTCCCGATGGGCTCCGACGGCGGCGCCTGGGCGATGGACCCGGAGACGAACTTCGACACCGGCTTCGTGCCCCAGGGCATCGGCGCCGACCTCATCGCCACGGTCGAGGGCTGGACCCGCGAGGACGTCGACGCGTTCGCCGCCCGCTCGCAGGAGCGCGCCGCGGCCGCCCAGGCCAACGGCTACTTCGACAACTCGGTCATCCCGGTCCGCGACCTCAACGACCAGATCATCCTCGAGAAGGACGAGTTCATCCGTCCCGGCACGACCGTCGAGTCGCTCTCCGGCCTCAAGCCGTCGTTCGCGGTCATGGGCGAGATGGGCGGCTTCGACGCCGTCGCGCTCCAGAAGTACCACTGGATCGAGAAGATCAACCACGTCCACCACGCGGGCAACTCCTCGGGCATCGTCGACGGCGCCGCCCTCGTCATGATCGGCAACGAGGAGGCCGGCAAGCGCAACGGCCTCACGCCGAAGGCGCGGATCGTGTCGACCGCCCTCTCCGGCGCCGACCCGACGATCATGCTGACGGGCCCCGGCCCGGCGTCCAAGAAGGCGCTCGCCAAGGCCGGCCTGACCGTCGACGACCTCGACCTGATCGAGATCAACGAGGCGTTCGCGTCCGTCGCCCTGCGTCTGGTCAAGGACCTCGACGCCGACATGGACAAGGTCAACGTCAACGGCGGCTCGATCGCCATGGGTCACCCGCTCGGCGCGACCGGCGCGATGATCCTCGGCACCATCATCGACGAGCTCCACCGCACCGGTGGCCGCTACGGCCTCTGCACCCTGTGCGTCGGCGGCGGCATGGGCATCGCGACCGTCGTGGAGGCCCTCTAG
- a CDS encoding OsmC family protein, with product MPSIGTAKWEGDLKSGRGEFVAGESIGGNYSFKSRFEDGDGANPEQLIGAAHAACFSMALSNMLAEAGHTPQSVETTAKVTLKLLDSGPTITKIELTTVGTVPGLDEAAFLEHAEAAKAGCPVSKALAGVEEITLDASLAG from the coding sequence ATGCCGTCCATCGGCACCGCGAAGTGGGAAGGCGACCTGAAGTCCGGCCGCGGCGAGTTCGTCGCCGGCGAGAGCATCGGCGGCAACTACTCGTTCAAGAGCCGCTTCGAGGACGGTGACGGCGCCAACCCCGAGCAGCTGATCGGCGCCGCGCACGCCGCGTGCTTCTCGATGGCCCTGTCGAACATGCTCGCCGAGGCCGGCCACACGCCGCAGTCGGTCGAGACGACCGCGAAGGTCACCCTGAAGCTGCTCGACTCCGGCCCGACGATCACGAAGATCGAGCTCACGACGGTCGGCACGGTCCCCGGCCTCGACGAGGCCGCCTTCCTCGAGCACGCCGAGGCCGCGAAGGCCGGCTGCCCGGTCTCCAAGGCGCTCGCCGGCGTCGAGGAGATCACGCTGGACGCCTCGCTCGCGGGCTGA
- a CDS encoding SDR family oxidoreductase encodes MSQVFREGLLDGQVCIVTGGGSGLGRVTALELASLGAQVIVCGRREEPLQETAALAPAGNVRAATCDIREEDQVDAFVDGVVAEHGRIDLLVNNAGGQFMVPAESITPKGFRTVIRLNVEGTWLMTHAVATKAMIPQRGGKILSVTLTPHNGLPGMVHSCAARAAVDNMMKVLAVEWARFDIKLNAIAAGMFGTDTFLTKYPKPIVDGAAATVPLQRLGRPEEIAWLVAHLASPAGDYTTGSVIDVDGGRNNYLGTWPPGHESDDAGNPLAEARRHLRTDEVPPRAG; translated from the coding sequence ATGAGCCAGGTGTTCCGGGAGGGGCTGCTCGACGGCCAGGTCTGCATCGTCACCGGCGGCGGCTCCGGTCTCGGCCGGGTCACGGCGCTGGAGCTCGCGTCGCTCGGCGCGCAGGTGATCGTCTGCGGGCGGCGCGAGGAGCCGCTGCAGGAGACCGCCGCGCTCGCGCCCGCGGGCAACGTGCGCGCCGCGACGTGCGACATCCGCGAGGAGGACCAGGTCGACGCGTTCGTCGACGGCGTCGTCGCCGAGCACGGCCGCATCGACCTGCTCGTCAACAACGCCGGCGGCCAGTTCATGGTCCCGGCCGAGTCGATCACCCCGAAGGGCTTCCGCACGGTCATCCGGCTCAACGTCGAGGGCACCTGGCTGATGACCCACGCGGTCGCGACGAAGGCGATGATCCCCCAGCGCGGCGGCAAGATCCTCAGCGTCACGCTCACCCCGCACAACGGGCTGCCGGGCATGGTGCACTCCTGCGCGGCCCGCGCGGCGGTCGACAACATGATGAAGGTGCTCGCCGTGGAGTGGGCGCGCTTCGACATCAAGCTCAACGCCATCGCCGCCGGCATGTTCGGCACCGACACCTTCCTGACGAAGTACCCGAAGCCGATCGTCGATGGCGCGGCCGCGACCGTCCCGCTGCAGCGGCTCGGACGCCCGGAGGAGATCGCCTGGCTCGTCGCGCACCTCGCCTCCCCGGCGGGCGACTACACGACCGGGTCGGTCATCGACGTCGACGGCGGACGCAACAACTACCTCGGCACCTGGCCGCCCGGCCACGAGTCCGACGACGCGGGCAACCCGCTGGCCGAGGCTCGGCGCCATCTTCGGACTGACGAGGTTCCGCCTCGGGCAGGATGA